In Miscanthus floridulus cultivar M001 unplaced genomic scaffold, ASM1932011v1 fs_412_1_2, whole genome shotgun sequence, the genomic window cttgtgtgaccaatgcatggtgtggctagaaatgcttgtaagtaacttagttacacttagaatgtcattaggaacaatgttcatgttgatcattttgcctaattaggtttccaagtcttggttgaccaatttggacccctagagctcctgtgtttgactgttttaaaagtgtagcttaggatgtttgcatgtctgagcaacctaaagcaaagttgtagagaattatgtaaggaacaaaagttattttgtgaccaacttgtgaaaatgtgcacaacatgcccaaaaaggtcccacaagtcagctttgaaggtggattcaacacttgaaattatttctaagtcctaagtgtagtttcagtttcatgtaccataGTTGAGAGCTCTGTAGTCtgcaaaccaagccgaaccagctcgagctccaattgtgaaAGTTGTAGACCACATGTAGATCTCCATCTTTGTTAACTACACCTCGAGCCAGATCAGCACGGATTGGGAGATATAACCGCTTGAAATTGTCCTGTCAGTCGGTCATTTGCTGCCGATTCTGAAAAATTCAGACTCGCTACAGTGCCGGCTGGGTTCAGAAAATTGCCGCCGCGTGGGGGACGcgcgtcgccggtcgcctgaccgcgcaggccacgcgccgtggctggcCTGACGCCGCTGCCGGTGTCCTCCACTTGAAGCCGCGTCCGCCTGCCTGTCTGCTCACTCTTCCTTCCTCCTTCACTTCTCCagctcgcagcagcagccgaagCGCAACAGCGGAGCCAccgctccaccattgccgccgATCAGCTCCGCCTTCGTCGAGCAAGCTCGCGCCTCGTCGCCCATTCACCACTGCCTTAGCTCCTCCGCGTATCCACCGTCGCATCGCACCCGTGGTTGCTTGCTAGCCGCGCTCGGTAAGCTTTCCCGCCGCGCGCAGCCTCGTCGGAATGTCGCCGCCGCAGCCCGTCACTGTGGCCAGCACACCTCCGGACCCTTCTTCTACCCCTATCCCTCGTCTCGTCTTCCCCAGCTCGCATAGTCGCTCCAGTGAAGACGCTACCTTCTAGGCCGGTCCAGTCCGGCCGGAacgcggccgcgcaccgccgtgcgccacggCAGAGCCGCCgtacgccatggccggcgtacctAGAGGTCGATTGAGGTTAGGTTAAGTAGGTCAATCGATGCGGGTGGTAGTGGTAGTCACGCCGGTGAAGTCGATTTCACCAGaggagccgccgtcggcgagcttcgccgtgtGCCGGCCATCGCAGCGCCTCCTCTGCTTTCAcggtcactgaccggtggggtcagctgACAGCCGGGCCCCAGTTGTCAGTGGCTGAGCAGTCTTAGGgctagttcaaattttcagttttgaatgctgatttgtgatttttgtaactcctaattggtagatccaaattgagtgattccaattttgttagactcacagttaggtctagtatttaagaaaaatatatcttgagcacattttgtagaaattttgggtgaattaattaggaacttgaaaagtgtttttgaatgaatgcaaacttgtttaaatcatatcttgagtttctgtgatccaaaaattatgaaattttgtgggtgagctagtcttgtatagtagaagctctggttaaaatttgagagtcattgcatgtgtagtttttgagttatagattttccttttatcatcaggggattcttgtgtaaattttagtaattaatttatgaatccaatggccatgaaaattggtaggtagtatcctagtaccctaaggatgctaggaaaaatatgaaatctgttgcttgacacttttcactaaggtttcctaattatgccattttaagccattatgccttatcatttttgtgtaggcttttatacttgctcaaatggtgtgaaatttttatggtagtctacttagagcatgtagtgtctactgtaatttttgtagaattaatggggtagttttcatatatgtttactatttccactaattaattaaataaattaagaaaggtagtaaaagaaatgttttggtgatgaacactttacttgctggtgttcttatgatatgtgtgatgagatagtaaagttggttttgtctaattaagtgtttatatcataagttagtaattaattgttgcatcatgtccctctggacagatctggggactttagaaagctccccatgatatttggttttctgtgaatgagtagaatacaagagttgtagataaaataggtagctagctcctgtcaaaatttgagggcaattggcccagtagtttagaaactacagctgtttaaagttaggttccagtttttgcttactctctgccttgtgaggatagacttctgttgattgatgaattcaacctggtaaaggtttgaatcatgctttgaggtctgaaaatgttttgtagacaattttataagctttccagattgtcttgttgcatatcatttggatttataaatctctagttatggctagtttactgtaccgatacatagtctccatttggtaatacaaatgcttgagtgtatgcttgtgcaatgttctcattgattgtttaggggttagcctaacttgagaatatgcttaggtgcaggtgctaggtcattaacggaagatgagcaattataccttaggttgtataaacgtggtaagtgaaagtgatttgaatagggcttaagttggaatatgcaaactacagcgaacatgtgcatttcccgagcatccctgacattcgttcatgtgcatccatgatatttatcttgcgcattcatgcaataggtgtaccggagggagtgacgttgctggagttcgagggagccaaccaggaggaggaacccgaggtgcaggaaaccgacgaagcagtcgccgcggaggaattgcccgagtgccctgaccaccagccttcctcattcctgaaaggcaagccccggagcatattaagcctcctatgttttcacaaatacattgagtatcttttattgttgatgatgcattaagtataggaattggttggaaccaattgctgcattatatatccttccttgtccagatatcgcactggaatcctatttaagttcaggacgggttaaatgcttagccatgcttagtgcggtagaagtcaggtgatttcctgtcacctgcgagatttaggatgaggtggatcacggttggctatatttgctatcgtggaaaagaaccatgtgaataatgaattaagaccgggcggggtcttgtgtaggtttgaacatagtgactccgtctgagtcgtttaaggaccgatacgctgtacgtcctcatgtcatgttgaacgcagcctaacacttagctggccggataagtcgttccgaccgcgaagcctagtagctcgactcaggccggggacgcgagcagtggcgacattctggaggtagtaaggatgtgcggagagccattggcataagtccaaggcgggttagagtcccgaacaaccttggcagagtggttctctgaaaatgtcgatctgttcggactcgcgactcctgaatcgtaccaaaggtgacttgtttgcgaccctgacgggggaagcagggtttgtgtttaggaatacccctccagctggataggaatcgattcgaatcgccgtctctcccggatagtgagaacttgactgagcagcggcaacgtagattcaattaatttaacgatatggttaaatggatgatgataaggttgccaaaatgaatacctgatatggttattaatgtttgcaccctaataaaatgattgcttagtacaggtgctaatatagatgacaggttaatggctaaaaagtcactgctagtacaggttaagagttgatcattattacttatgcttttctgcaaaaagaaagtgtcagccagctccactacattaagctatgcataatccttggtgtcatttgtttggttttcgacgggtaagtctagctgagtacattcccgtactcagggtttattccctcttgttgcagatgaccttctatatcaggggttctgcaagtactgtctccacccggcgggtgatgaggactagatcatgggcatgatctcctctctcttatctgaatgcttttgcggtctgtgatcaaccaaccagtatgtgtatttgaactcggtgtgtgagttaaactatttgcttccgcatgttttacaagacttgttttgtaataacaatgactctgtgatgatgtaatctgtttgcgaacatctgcgaaatgttgtaacgtacgatatgttatgttggattactgtgatcttggttgtatgcaagttggtttgaaatccttcgagatttcggttgactaccgggtttatatgggctcaagttcgagaatttgatcgtttcggcgattgtttttgtacttgtgctcttataaattggtcggttctgtgacagctggcatcagagctagattcaacattaaacatgtcttacggctatttaaaataaaagcttttgttgttaaaatggttttcaaacttatagttatatataagtgttcaaaaatcaaaatttttatggtatactggtgatcacatccctcatagcccacttaaggacttctaggtggcttatatataattactaactgggggaaattgattgtttctatttcgtcgtccatgcggcgtgatattgcatggatgccattcgtttgaatggtaatgtatggatcaattgcctctacgctaaggtaagtgtgagttgcgagagcatgaccgtccaaccgtcggtctaggggagagctagttgtggttactggagtatttacatgtggcatacatgtatatatgaaagtacttaattgggggtacatttctcgggtagtttggataccgaagtatatatatcgggggatgtatatatggagagtatcttagtactacttgtgtaattagcattatatcttgttgggttgggctgcaatgaagtttttctgcaggtacgctaacaacgcaccgtgtagatcgactagttaccgctaattgagagaacgtatgtatgccaccgtatagtccgctaaagcttaaaatttcttaggtttgtgaagacgtacggaacgagcatgcatcatattcactcatgacattcatattgcattactccctcccttataattgcttatcccaagtttaaagtgaaatctctcggcaagaagtttgaaggagaggaatacctagaagaagtccaaggtgtctccaatgtggacagtaatcactttgacgagtagttcgttagcaagtctcactagttaagcttttgcagtcatactggtaaagtacctcaattcgctccctttgagatgcgtatcgtaatggtgaagtttaaaacttgtcatgttggaatgcactgcgtatagcGCTAGTAatttacttgatgatgtggtgattggagaaggaattattgcctctgtttattgtatgaagttttcattctcgtcagtaaatacagtttggcacgattatattgttctcctccaatgtgctgacatcatcaataattactggttgcgcattgtgcagatgcctcgtactcgttccaccggtgcgagtgatgatgatgatcttccgccaccaccacccacaccaacggaacttatagcaatgcttgcggaaggacagcgcactatggctgaggccctccgtacgattgcgaatcgtgatggccgtggtccacgccaaggaccggatccaaatcagtacagtgatttcaaggatttccttgacacgaaacccccaatcttcaaggaggcagaggagcctctacaagctgatgagtggttaaATACTCTCGAGCAAAAGTTCCgcctgctccgcttgactgaggtgctcaaaactgagtacgcatcgcaccaacttcatgggcctgctggcatttggtggagtcatcatcggtccactatgcctgctaatgcccaaatcacatgggatcagttcaagtctgctttcaggggaaattacattcctcctggtcttatggcgatcaaacatacagagttcatgaagctgactcagggaaacaagagcctgaacgaatacctgcaagctttcaacaaccttgcaaggtatgctaccgagtttgtggacacagatgccaagaagattgcaagcttcaagcggggacttagccccaaactgatgaagaccatgggaaattgcaagtgcgctcattttaatgagtttgtgagcgatgctttatcgcaagagaacaacaatgctgtgtatgctgcttcaaaaagtcgtaagagggcctatgaggcgggtgcctcacaatctaaggctcccgtcgcacaaagggctccattccgtcctccagcatcagccgccaagtttcgcccaccgcaAAAGAGGAATCCCgtcaagactgggtttcgcaaggcatttacagttgctcttcccaagggcactaccagtcagggcagttccagagctccaccaagcaacatgccgtgttggaactgcaacaagacaggccactgggcaagggaatgcccttaccctaagaagaataattaccagggtggccatcaaggacaagtgaaccacactaatattactgagatcccttcaggtgaggtagtgactgccggtaagtttctgattgaccaacaccccgcagttgtactatttgattcaggtgcttcgcattccttcattagtccatcatttgcatccaagtttatgcagaaaacatatactgttgagggtgagggttattgtataagggctgctagtggtattattccaaccaagctggtagttgggaatgtacaatttgtgatcgaagggcgaagttatcaggttgatctggtaattttaccggggctaggtatcgacgtgatattgggaatgaactggatgagccgtcatggagtgcttatcgatacatccactagggtagttatgctcagagatccgagcaatcaggagggttttctagtacagttacccaaggatatcagtctttcttgcacgaccaatgcggtgcaagcaaagtctctggcagatatccctgtcgtgtgtgactttccggatgttttccccgatgatttgcctggattgcccccagatcgagaagtagaattcaagatagagttgcttcctggtacagctcccatctctagaaggccatatagaatgcctcccaatgaactagctgaacttaagacccagttgaatgaactgctaaagaaaggccttatccgccctagttcatctccgtgggggtgcccagccatctttgtgaagaagaaggatcaatctctacgcatgtgtgtagattatagacccttgaatgcagttacaatcaagaataagtaccctctgccacgcatagatatcttatttgatcagttgtctaaggcaaaagtcttttccaagattgatttgagatctgggtatcatcaaatcaaaattcggcctgaggatgttccaaaaaccgcattctctacaagatatggtctatatgagtacttggttatgtcttttggattgaccaatgcccccgcacattttatgtatctgatgaattcagtgtttatgcccgagttggacaaatttgtggtggtatttatagatgatatcctggtctattctgagaatgaagacgatcatgttgaacatttgcgggtggttcttactagattgcgagaacaccagctgtatgcaaagttcagcaaatgtgaattttggcttcgtgaggtaccttttcttggacacgtgttgtccgatggtggaattatggttgatcccaccaaggtgcaagaagtattgaactggaaggctcccatctcggtgcacgaggttcggagttttctggggttggctggctattatcgtcgcttcatcccggatttctctaaaatagccaagcctatgactcgattgctgcaaaaagacatgaagtttgtctggactcctgagtgtgatgcggctttccataccctgcgaactcttctaacatcggctccggttttggcgcaaccggatatcgagaaaccttttgatgtgttctgtgatgcatcaggtattgggttaggaggtgttcttatgcaagagggtagagtcatcgcttatacctctcgccaacttcggaagcatgaagtgaattatccaacgcatgacttggagctcgctgcagttgttcatgctttgaaggcctggagacattatctacttggcaatgtgtgcaacatctataccgatcataaaagtctcaagtacatcttcactcaaccagagttaaatatgcgtcagagaagatggctcgagttgatcaaggattataaccttcaagtgcactatcaccctggcaaggcaaacgtcgtcgcggacgccttaagcagaaagtctcattgccactcgatgattgagagtgatgtccatttgtcaaagctccttcatcctgcagtcctgcacaacatcactgtcagttgtactctacagagtcgaattatcgagctacagaagacagatgcaggtgtgtttcacatcaagcgcaagatgaaagagcaagaaaccaaacattttcgagtagatgaggaaggtgtgttatggttcaaggataggttggtagttccgaaggatagagagcttagaaatcaaatcatatccgaagctcattcctctaagctatctattcatcctggtagtagtaaaatgtatcatgatttaaagcctcgattttggtggaccaaaatgaagaaagagatagccgcttatgtggctaggtgtgacacttgttgtcgggtcaaggcagtacacatgaaagctggattacttcagccactctctattcctggttggaaatgggaagagataagtatggattttatagttggactccctaccactcagaggaattttaactcaatttgggtaattgtggaccgactgaccaagtcggcacacttcattccggtccgcatagactttcgtccaaccgactacgcggagttgtacttcaaccagatagtccgacttcatgggatccctcgtactattgtctcggatagaggaccacagttcactgctcgcttttgggagcacttacatggattattagggactaagctcgtaagaagttctgcctatcatccgcaaaccaatggacaaactgaacgggtgaatcaaatcttagaagatatgttgagagccttgTGTCATCTCAGGCTAAGggatcatgggaaaaatggttgcccctagctgaattctcgtacaataatagttatcaagagagcataaagatggcaccatttcgaagctttgtatggccggaagtgtagaaccccgttgaactgggtagaagccggtgaaaggagatattatggaattgatttcgttcaagaagccgaagaacaagtccgtactatccaaacccacatggccgcagctcaagctaggcaaaaaagttatgctgatcgacgtaggaaacctattgaatttgaagttggagacttcgtttatctgaaagtctcacctatgaaagtgtccaacgctttggtgtgaagcgaaagcttgcgccgagatatgttggtccgtttgaaatcattggacaaagtggtaaagtgg contains:
- the LOC136531673 gene encoding uncharacterized protein; the protein is MLAEGQRTMAEALRTIANRDGRGPRQGPDPNQYSDFKDFLDTKPPIFKEAEEPLQADEWLNTLEQKFRLLRLTEVLKTEYASHQLHGPAGIWWSHHRSTMPANAQITWDQFKSAFRGNYIPPGLMAIKHTEFMKLTQGNKSLNEYLQAFNNLARYATEFVDTDAKKIASFKRGLSPKLMKTMGNCKCAHFNEFVSDALSQENNNAVYAASKSRKRAYEAGASQSKAPVAQRAPFRPPASAAKFRPPQKRNPVKTGFRKAFTVALPKGTTSQGSSRAPPSNMPCWNCNKTGHWARECPYPKKNNYQGGHQGQVNHTNITEIPSGEVVTAGVPEGVTLLKFEGANQEEEPEVQEADEAVAAEELPECPDHQPSSFLKDDLLYQGFCKYCLHPAGDED